In Candidatus Margulisiibacteriota bacterium, a single genomic region encodes these proteins:
- the eno gene encoding phosphopyruvate hydratase, translating to MVRLAEEYFFIGERATSKARIEKIIGRQIMDSRGNPTVEVDVILKDGTLGRAAVPSGASTGTNEALELRDKDDKRYGGKGVYTAVKNINEKIAPKLIGMPAHQQLKIDNLMLELDGTEFKSNLGANALLGVSLAVAQAAAKSYGLPLFKYIGGDNATILPVPNMNVMNGGAHAGWNIELQEFMISPAGVASFSDALRVGAEVYQTLKKVLKDRGLATTVGDEGGFAPKLTKNEEALQVIMEAIEKAGYAPGKDVFISLDPASSEFFKDGKYQLKSEGRALSSEEMVNMYVEWCNKYPIISIEDGCSEADWDGWKLLTEKLGGKIQLVGDDLFVTNPTFLKKGIKAKTANSILIKLNQIGTLSETLYTMEIAKNAGYTYMTSHRSGETEDTTIADLAVATNSGQIKTGAPARSERVAKYNQLLRIEEILGEKAKFIGLAGFNPKK from the coding sequence ATGGTTAGATTAGCGGAAGAGTATTTTTTTATCGGTGAGAGGGCTACTTCAAAGGCGAGGATCGAAAAAATAATTGGCCGGCAAATTATGGATTCCCGCGGGAATCCGACGGTCGAAGTCGATGTTATCTTAAAGGACGGGACCCTGGGCCGGGCGGCAGTCCCTTCCGGCGCTTCGACAGGAACGAACGAAGCGCTTGAGCTTCGCGATAAAGACGACAAACGCTACGGCGGCAAAGGGGTCTACACCGCGGTCAAGAACATCAACGAAAAGATCGCCCCGAAACTGATCGGGATGCCAGCCCACCAGCAGCTCAAGATCGACAACCTGATGCTTGAGCTCGACGGGACCGAATTCAAGAGCAACCTTGGCGCCAACGCTTTGCTCGGCGTCTCTCTCGCCGTGGCCCAGGCGGCAGCCAAATCATACGGCCTCCCCCTATTCAAATATATCGGCGGAGACAACGCGACCATCCTCCCTGTTCCCAACATGAACGTCATGAACGGCGGCGCCCATGCCGGTTGGAACATTGAGCTTCAGGAATTTATGATCTCCCCCGCCGGAGTCGCTTCTTTCTCTGACGCTTTGCGGGTCGGGGCCGAAGTTTACCAGACCTTGAAAAAAGTCCTGAAAGACCGGGGCTTGGCAACTACCGTCGGTGACGAGGGTGGTTTTGCCCCCAAGCTGACCAAGAACGAAGAAGCGCTTCAGGTTATCATGGAAGCGATCGAAAAAGCCGGATACGCTCCCGGCAAAGATGTCTTCATTTCTCTCGACCCAGCCTCCAGCGAGTTTTTTAAAGATGGGAAATACCAGCTCAAGAGCGAAGGACGCGCCCTTTCTTCCGAAGAGATGGTAAATATGTATGTCGAGTGGTGCAACAAGTACCCGATCATCTCGATCGAAGACGGCTGTTCCGAAGCCGACTGGGACGGCTGGAAGCTCCTCACCGAGAAGCTTGGCGGCAAGATCCAGCTGGTCGGCGACGATCTCTTCGTCACCAACCCGACATTCCTTAAAAAAGGGATCAAGGCCAAAACTGCCAATTCTATTCTGATCAAACTCAACCAGATCGGCACCCTTTCCGAAACCCTTTATACCATGGAGATCGCCAAAAATGCCGGCTACACTTATATGACCTCCCACCGGAGCGGTGAGACCGAGGATACCACGATCGCCGACCTGGCGGTCGCCACCAACTCCGGCCAGATCAAGACGGGGGCCCCGGCCCGGTCAGAGCGGGTCGCCAAATACAACCAGCTGCTCAGGATCGAAGAAATACTTGGTGAAAAGGCGAAATTTATCGGTTTAGCGGGATTCAATCCGAAGAAGTAA
- a CDS encoding Com family DNA-binding transcriptional regulator, whose product MLKDFRCKFCHRLLAKVGDGSRVEIKCPKCKTMNLYQDETVIVYEIPENNVTKKILERGIVKYDLVQE is encoded by the coding sequence ATGTTAAAAGATTTCAGATGTAAATTTTGCCATCGGTTGCTGGCCAAGGTTGGCGACGGCAGCCGGGTAGAGATCAAATGCCCAAAGTGCAAGACGATGAACCTTTACCAGGATGAAACTGTCATTGTTTACGAGATCCCCGAAAATAACGTTACCAAGAAGATCCTTGAGCGCGGCATTGTTAAGTACGACCTGGTTCAGGAATAA
- the gpmI gene encoding 2,3-bisphosphoglycerate-independent phosphoglycerate mutase yields MSKTTPVYLCILDGFAIGEKSRKNAIYDAIEQGKAPFIKELFEKHPYSKLECSGLAVGLPEGTMGNSEVNHLNMGAGRVVYQSIERINVAIEDGSFFTNDALMAAARNVKQNGGALHLMGLLQGHSGTVHASIKHLFALLELAKKEALRAIYIHLFTDGRDTNPKAAGEIYLKMLEDKIGELGLGDRVKIATVMGRELAMDRDTSWDKTLLAMKCLVNGVGDYKTGSAREAIEGSYSRGETDEFIRPTVIGDYQGMGPQDSIIYFNFRQDRTIQLTAAFCESDKKFFNYKKGTKPISDQAYDQIQALRAKLQQTVFVAMTEYYHGVNALTAFPEKEIPETVGETVSKAGLTQLRLAGPEKFAHVTGWFSGRRSDPFPGEERHLAQDISLKERTEEGKHYDWVPEMTAYLETDYSLKAIAEKEYSLIVHNFQNGDMVGHTGNLAAATEAIADLSKCLEKLVPAWLAKGGIFIITADHGNADEMKMENKGKEVVSTQHSLNPVPLWALGTKAKLKEKGIIPDIGVTVLALMGLPVPKAMTANSLIV; encoded by the coding sequence ATGAGCAAAACCACTCCGGTCTATTTATGCATCCTCGACGGCTTCGCCATTGGCGAAAAGAGCCGGAAGAACGCGATCTACGATGCTATTGAACAGGGGAAAGCCCCTTTCATTAAAGAGCTATTCGAAAAACATCCATACTCCAAACTGGAGTGTTCCGGGCTGGCGGTCGGCCTGCCGGAGGGAACGATGGGGAATTCCGAGGTCAATCACCTTAATATGGGGGCGGGGCGGGTTGTCTACCAGTCGATCGAGCGGATCAACGTAGCGATCGAGGACGGAAGCTTTTTTACAAATGATGCGCTAATGGCTGCCGCCCGCAATGTAAAACAGAATGGCGGCGCCCTTCATTTAATGGGATTACTGCAGGGACACAGCGGGACGGTCCACGCCAGCATTAAACATCTCTTTGCTCTTTTAGAACTGGCTAAAAAGGAAGCGCTACGGGCCATTTATATCCATCTTTTTACCGACGGCCGCGACACTAACCCGAAGGCGGCGGGAGAGATCTATCTCAAGATGTTGGAAGATAAGATCGGGGAGCTGGGATTAGGTGATAGGGTGAAGATCGCCACGGTCATGGGAAGAGAATTGGCGATGGATCGTGATACCTCCTGGGACAAGACCTTGCTGGCGATGAAATGCTTGGTCAATGGGGTCGGTGATTATAAAACGGGGAGCGCCAGAGAAGCTATTGAAGGGTCATATTCGCGCGGCGAGACCGACGAGTTTATCCGCCCGACGGTCATTGGCGATTATCAAGGGATGGGACCGCAAGACTCGATCATCTACTTTAATTTCCGCCAGGACCGGACGATCCAGCTGACTGCCGCTTTTTGCGAGTCCGACAAGAAGTTCTTCAATTACAAAAAAGGGACCAAGCCGATCAGCGATCAAGCTTATGATCAAATCCAGGCTTTACGCGCTAAATTGCAACAGACGGTCTTTGTGGCGATGACCGAATATTACCATGGGGTTAACGCTTTGACCGCCTTTCCCGAGAAAGAGATTCCCGAAACGGTTGGGGAGACCGTTTCCAAAGCGGGGCTGACCCAGCTTCGTCTGGCCGGGCCAGAGAAATTCGCCCACGTTACCGGTTGGTTCTCCGGCCGCCGGAGCGACCCGTTCCCCGGCGAGGAGCGACACCTGGCCCAGGATATTTCGCTTAAAGAGCGGACCGAAGAAGGGAAGCATTACGACTGGGTCCCGGAGATGACCGCGTATCTTGAAACCGATTATTCTCTTAAAGCGATCGCCGAAAAAGAATACTCTTTGATCGTTCACAATTTCCAGAACGGCGATATGGTTGGCCACACCGGCAACCTGGCGGCCGCGACCGAGGCGATCGCCGATCTTTCTAAGTGTCTGGAAAAACTTGTTCCCGCCTGGTTGGCCAAAGGCGGTATTTTTATCATTACTGCCGATCATGGCAACGCTGATGAGATGAAGATGGAGAACAAGGGGAAAGAAGTGGTCAGCACCCAGCATTCGCTCAATCCGGTCCCACTTTGGGCCTTGGGAACAAAAGCTAAACTGAAGGAAAAAGGGATCATCCCCGATATCGGCGTGACCGTCCTTGCCCTGATGGGGTTGCCGGTCCCCAAAGCGATGACGGCT